The proteins below come from a single Eucalyptus grandis isolate ANBG69807.140 chromosome 3, ASM1654582v1, whole genome shotgun sequence genomic window:
- the LOC104437264 gene encoding pentatricopeptide repeat-containing protein At1g43980, mitochondrial, which produces MIFSFRLNACHPSKRDSLTGLLSPIRYPVQRRSWVWNRDWCCKWAYCGRRDNYGFRSQTRRTSALTVWPQYCMFPLLKQVDRLQRSSLVSYYSDLINQCLSLKSLHYTKAIHAQLIKVGLARHTFLGNRCLDLYACFGTMKDVLNVFDDIPGKNVVSWNICLKGLLKRSDIRKARVMFDGMPQRDVVSWNSMLSWYASNGFVYYALELFWEMQTAGVEPSQYTYSMVASFVQCADHGRQIHARMIRSGMNAHDVVLGNSLIDMYGKLGLVDYAYRVFMTMEKIDIISWNSLISGLCNSWQSQSALELFTTMLHVGQSPDEFTVSLIFTICCNLQQLEKGEQLFCLSTKMGFLSNAIVASAIIDLFSQCNRLEYSVQFFDKVEKWDIALCNSMISSYIYHDHREVALNLFVLVLRKGLEPTEFTLSSVLGAVSFHQAEQGNQLHSLVIKTGLESDVVLASSLLDMYNRVGLVNSSMKVFLHMVAKDLISWNCMIMGLTRNGKVIEALGLFAKLLQVGLPPDRITLYAVLQACDYGGFFAEGMATFSCMEEEYAIIPAGEHYTCVLNLLSQYGKLQEIVNVVEKMPYEPNYEMWELMLRLCSLLGDLELMEEVVRRMMEVEPQSSVPYLVLAREYEMRGRWEGIVRVRMAMKDGGVRKTVGCSWIGINNHVFTFREDQLQYHGGEDNYVVLSLLMWVMERQDPWQDSHPGNEDHVGA; this is translated from the coding sequence ATGATATTTTCTTTCCGATTGAATGCTTGCCACCCATCAAAACGGGATTCTTTGACGGGACTTTTATCTCCAATTCGTTATCCAGTCCAACGAAGGTCATGGGTGTGGAATAGGGACTGGTGTTGTAAGTGGGCATACTGTGGAAGACGGGATAACTATGGTTTTCGCTCACAGACGAGACGAACCTCTGCATTGACAGTGTGGCCGCAGTATTGTATGTTCCCATTGCTAAAGCAAGTGGATAGGCTGCAAAGGTCCTCGCTGGTGTCCTACTACTCTGACCTCATAAATCAATGTCTGTCTTTGAAATCTCTTCATTATACCAAAGCCATCCATGCGCAGTTGATAAAAGTTGGACTTGCTCGCCACACATTTCTGGGTAATCGATGTCTGGATTTGTACGCGTGCTTTGGCACGATGAAGGATGTCTTGAACGTGTTTGATGATATCCCTGGCAAGAACGTGGTGTCTTGGAATATTTGCTTGAAAGGGTTGCTGAAACGCAGCGACATTAGAAAGGCACGTGTAATGTTCGATGGAATGCCTCAAAGGGATGTTGTAAGTTGGAATTCCATGCTCTCGTGGTATGCATCTAATGGATTTGTTTATTATGCATTGGAGCTGTTTTGGGAAATGCAAACTGCTGGAGTTGAACCGAGTCAGTACACATACTCCATGGTGGCGTCGTTTGTCCAATGTGCTGATCATGGCAGGCAAATCCATGCTAGAATGATCAGGAGTGGCATGAATGCACATGATGTGGTGCTCGGAAATTCTTTGATTGACATGTATGGGAAGCTTGGTCTTGTTGACTATGCTTATAGAGTATTTATGACCATGGAAAAGATTGACATCATTTCTTGGAACTCGCTGATTTCAGGGCTATGCAACTCATGGCAAAGTCAATCTGCACTGGAGCTGTTCACCACAATGCTTCATGTAGGACAATCTCCAGATGAGTTTACAGTTTCATTGATTTTCACAATCTGTTGCAACTTGCAACAACTAGAGAAGGGTGAACAACTTTTCTGTTTGTCTACAAAGATGGGCTTTCTTTCCAATGCAATAGTTGCAAGTGCCATCATTGATCTATTCTCCCAGTGCAACAGATTGGAGTATTCGGTTCAGTTCTTTGACAAAGTAGAAAAATGGGATATAGCTCTGTGTAATTCCATGATTTCAAGCTACATTTACCATGACCATCGGGAAGTTGCTCTAAATCTTTTTGTTCTGGTTCTGAGGAAAGGCCTCGAGCCGACTGAGTTTACCTTAAGCAGTGTTCTGGGTGCTGTTTCTTTTCATCAGGCAGAGCAGGGAAATCAATTGCATTCCCTGGTTATTAAGACAGGTTTGGAATCAGATGTAGTTCTCGCTAGTTCTCTTTTGGATATGTACAACAGAGTTGGTTTAGTAAACTCATCCATGAAGGTCTTTCTTCATATGGTTGCAAAGGATTTGATCTCTTGGAATTGCATGATTATGGGTTTGACTCGCAATGGAAAGGTAATTGAGGCACTAGGCTTATTCGCGAAATTGCTTCAAGTGGGTCTGCCACCAGATAGAATAACATTATATGCCGTGTTGCAAGCCTGTGACTATGGAGGATTTTTTGCTGAAGGAATGGCTACATTTTCATGCATGGAGGAAGAGTATGCAATAATTCCTGCGGGAGAACATTATACCTGCGTCTTGAACTTGTTGAGCCAGTATGGAAAACTCCAAGAAATTGTCAATGTTGTAGAAAAGATGCCTTATGAGCCCAATTATGAGATGTGGGAATTGATGCTTCGGCTCTGTAGTTTGCTTGGAGATTTGGAACTCATGGAAGAAGTTGTAAGAAGGATGATGGAAGTGGAGCCTCAGTCATCGGTACCTTATTTGGTCCTAGCTAGGGAATATGAAATGAGGGGCAGATGGGAGGGCATTGTTCGAGTTAGGATGGCAATGAAAGATGGGGGTGTCAGAAAGACAGTAGGATGTAGTTGGATTGGGATAAATAATCATGTATTCACTTTCAGAGAAGACCAGTTACAATATCATGGAGGTGAAGACAACTATGTCGTTCTAAGTTTACTTATGTGGGTGATGGAAAGACAAGATCCATGGCAGGATAGTCATCCAGGAAATGAAGATCATGTTGGTGCTTAA
- the LOC104437266 gene encoding cytosolic sulfotransferase 12 — protein MREEGKDHEETDQDFDHKRTCTEWEAILPTLPKQRGWMTNHLVQYQGVWLSPSGLKGVMLARDHFKSLPTDILLSTSPKAGTTWFKALLFTIMNRRNYPFSSHPLLTTNPHDLVHFIEVMIDQTPSSSPIKNSFSSPRLLSTHIPYSLLPNSVKTSCCRIVNVCRDPKDALISQWQYFNKLRPKEMPPFPLEDAFELFCDGVSHFGPLWDHALGYYRASQESPEKVLVLTYEAMKMDPTVNIKRLADFIGHPLDPEEESGEVLERMVSLCSFENMSSLEVNKSGVQQFTAQFKVPNSNFFRKGQTGDWRNHLTPTMLESLNKISKERFSGSDLEFLYG, from the coding sequence ATgagagaggaaggaaaagatCATGAAGAAACCGATCAAGATTTTGatcacaagagaacgtgcacgGAGTGGGAGGCCATACTACCAACATTGCCCAAGCAAAGAGGGTGGATGACCAATCATCTTGTGCAATACCAAGGAGTTTGGTTAAGCCCTTCTGGTCTAAAAGGAGTCATGCTCGCAAGAGACCACTTCAAGTCTCTACCCACAGACATTCTCTTATCCACTTCTCCGAAGGCCGGAACCACATGGTTCAAGGCTCTTCTCTTCACAATCATGAACAGAAGAAATTATCCGTTCTCTTCACACCCTCTACTCACCACCAATCCCCATGATTTAGTACACTTCATAGAAGTCATGATTGATCAAACTCCTTCATCAAGTCCCATTAAGAACAGCTTTTCATCTCCGAGGTTGCTTTCTACTCATATACCATATTCCTTGCTACCGAATTCCGTCAAAACCTCCTGTTGCCGAATAGTGAATGTGTGCCGTGACCCAAAGGATGCACTCATTTCCCAATGGCAGTACTTTAACAAGCTAAGGCCGAAAGAAATGCCGCCTTTTCCGCTCGAAGACGCGTTTGAATTGTTCTGTGACGGCGTCTCGCATTTTGGGCCCCTTTGGGACCATGCCTTGGGCTATTACAGGGCTAGTCAAGAGTCACCCGAGAAGGTACTGGTCTTGACTTATGAAGCCATGAAGATGGATCCAACAGTCAATATCAAGAGATTGGCTGACTTCATTGGCCACCCTCTTGACCCAGAGGAAGAGAGTGGAGAAGTGTTGGAGAGGATGGTAAGCTTGTGTAGCTTTGAGAATATGAGCAGCTTGGAAGTGAACAAGAGTGGGGTACAGCAATTCACTGCCCAGTTCAAGGTGCCAAACAGCAATTTCTTTAGGAAAGGGCAGACTGGGGATTGGAGGAATCATCTCACTCCTACAATGCTGGAGAGTCTAAACAAAATAAGCAAGGAGAGGTTTAGCGGTTCTGATTTGGAGTTTCTTTACGGCTGA